One genomic region from Bactrocera tryoni isolate S06 chromosome 3, CSIRO_BtryS06_freeze2, whole genome shotgun sequence encodes:
- the LOC120770118 gene encoding LOW QUALITY PROTEIN: serine-rich adhesin for platelets-like (The sequence of the model RefSeq protein was modified relative to this genomic sequence to represent the inferred CDS: substituted 1 base at 1 genomic stop codon), which produces MKGGAIVAVIFVLSVGHLRSSWLDCFIFNNHVHRLXHMMCSSATTYCLSFKIKSKENGESSNNNVASAKPAKPTTTTTTKTTKTKATTRHHNTSTPMQQQQQQQLQQQHQHQQQQLQLQTTQKQAQTQQLTNNIILLRGARNENGQIVIQNKHGIISIYNNDQQQQQQQQLQLEHQKQQQQKIDKTTVAATLTQLPTATTVARKSIQTTATPTTTTLLGNTKSPAYVAKETAATPSQGGSGGGGGSTGNATNTILLQTPINASQLESVLLHTANLKKTSNTSTAADRQYLFKTASRSLSTDSNRLGRASEGGSMGSGSLSNNSSSSSSSIASKAPFVLQTLKRLEKSQSILVIRNPSASSVAALTASASASSLSTVSSSSNIAHAATSTSSDNVSNTGALLSSSSASSSISGSTISLSSGHLVTAAQTVSVSTNTQTGAVNFTRATKSQQTNGTAVVSSAATTTAKLGNITVNRTSSGATTAAALSTKTTLPVSAATTTTTYLRLANATTVFANNNSGNHNNGSVNGVGMNKVVVVSGSKSHNVSAVNSSKSISASGMRIVDTHTQQQQQQKTQLCLSDMQLKLETRGGGAGGIVVASPQQQQATATTSVHQQQQQAQVQQQKQPVSNAPRGSVASAFSKNT; this is translated from the exons AATAACCATGTTCATCGCTTGTAGCATATGATGTGCTCATCGGCGACTACATATTGCCTGAGTTTTAAAATAA AATCGAAGGAAAACGGAGaatcaagcaacaacaatgttgctagTGCAAAACcagcaaaaccaacaacaacaacaactactaaaactacaaaaacaaaagcaacaacaagacaCCACAACACTTCCACACcaatgcagcagcaacaacagcagcaattgcaacaacaacaccaacaccagcaacaacagtTGCAATTGCAGACGACGCAAAAGCAAGCACAGACGCAACAGTTAACCAACAACATCATATTGCTGCGCGGCGCACGCAACGAAAACGGGCAAATTGTCATACAGAACAAGCATGGCATAATCAGCATATATAATAATgatcagcaacagcaacagcaacaacaactgcagttGGAACAtcaaaaacagcagcaacagaaaattgataaaacaacCGTTGCTGCGACACTGACACAATTGCCCACAGCCACAACAGTTGCACGCAAATCAatacaaacaacagcaacacccacaacaacaacattacttGGTAATACGAAAAGCCCTGCTTATGTTGCCAAGGAGACCGCGGCGACACCGTCCCAAGGTGGCAGTGGGGGCGGCGGTGGTTCCACTGGCAATGCGACCAACACAATTCTGTTGCAAACGCCAATCAATGCAAGCCAACTGGAATCGGTGCTGCTGCACACGGCCAATTTGAAGAAGACATCCAACACTTCTACCGCTGCAGATCGCCAGTATCTCTTTAAAACG GCCTCGCGTAGCCTCAGCACGGACAGCAATCGCCTAGGTCGCGCCTCGGAGGGCGGCAGCATGGGCAGCGGTAGCTtgagcaacaacagcagcagcagcagcagtagcatCGCCAGCAAAGCACCGTTTGTGTTGCAAACACTTAAGCGGCTGGAGAAGTCGCAATCCATACTAGTCATACGTAATCCGTCTGCCTCATCGGTGGCTGCGCTCACAGCCTCTGCTTCCGCATCATCGCTATCGACTGTCTCCTCGTCGAGTAATATTGCGCACGCCGCAACCTCCACCAGCTCAGATAATGTGTCCAACACCGGCGCGCTACTTTCCTCATCTTCCGCTTCCTCCTCCATATCGGGTTCCACGATTTCACTGTCTTCAGGCCATTTGGTCACGGCAGCGCAGACGGTTAGTGTTAGCACCAATACACAGACGGGCGCCGTGAACTTCACACGTGCTACCAAAAGTCAACAGACCAATGGAACGGCTGTGGTGTCATCcgcagctacaacaacagccaAATTGGGCAATATCACCGTGAACCGCACCAGCAGCGGTGCAACAACAGCTGCTGCGTTATCAACGAAAACGACGCTGCCAGTTTCTGCTgccacaacaactacaacatacTTGCGCTTAGCCAATGCAACAACTGTgtttgccaacaacaacagcggcaatCACAATAATGGTAGCGTCAACGGGGTGGGCATGAATAAGGTTGTGGTGGTCAGTGGCAGcaaaagccataacgtcagtgctgTAAACAGCAGTAAGAGCATCAGTGCGAGCGGTATGAGAATTGTTGACACACAtacccaacaacaacagcaacagaaaACACAACTCTGTTTGTCCGACATGCAGTTGAAGTTGGAGACACGCGGTGGTGGAGCGGGAGGCATCGTTGTTGCCTCACCACAGCAGCaacaagcaacagcaacaacatccgtgcaccaacaacagcaacaagctcAGGTGCAGCAGCAAAAACAGCCAGTGTCAAATGCGCCTCGCGGGAGCG TGGCTAGTGCTTTTAGTAAAAATACGTAA